DNA from Pseudocitrobacter corydidari:
GCCGGAAGCGCCGCTGGCGTTTATTATCGGCCAGGACTCACTGCTGACGTTTCCCACCTGGTATCAGTACGACACTATCCTCGATAACGCACATCTGATTGTGACGCGTCGCCCTGGTTATCCGATGACCATGCAGCAACCAGAGCATCAGCAGTGGCTGGATGATCGGCTGACGCTACGTTCGGAAGATCTGCACGAACAGCCAGCGGGGAAAATCTTCCTTGCAGAGACCCCGTGGTTTGATATCTCCGCCACCATCATTCGCGAGCGATTACAAAACGGCAAATCCTGCGATGAAATGATGCCCGCGCCGGTGCTGGAATACATCATGCAACAGGGCCTGTACCGCTAAATACCTCATTCAACGCCTGGCACAGCCGGGCGTTTTCTTCCCGACTACGAATCGCCACACGGTAATAGCGCCCGTCCAGCCCCGGATAATTCCCACAGCTGCGGATGAGTACATGGCGCGTCAACAGCGCCTGCTGTAAATCCAGGCCCAGAACATTACAGCGTAAGAACAGGTAGTTCGCGCGCCCTTCCCAGACCGTAAGCCCGGAAAAACCTCTCAGTTGCGTCAGCAAACTATCGCGTTCCTGCGCCAGCCACTGCCAGGTTGCCTGCTGATACGCGCGATCCTGCAACACCATCTCCCCCGCCAACGCCGCAAACGCATTGATAGACCAGGGCATCTGGCGCTGACGCATTCGCGCCACGGCGTCTGCGTCGCTGTTCAGCAAATACCCCAGACGCAGCCCCGGAATGGCATAAAATTTGGTCAACGAGCGCAGCACCCAGACATGTGGGTTATTTCCCAGCTGCGGGATCAGCCCTGGTTCATCAGGAAGGAAATCGAGAAACGCCTCATCCACCACCAGCGTTATCGACAGCGCCCGACAGCGTTCGACAATCGCCGCCAGTAATGATGCGTCAGGATAAAGCCCGGTCGGGTTATTGGGTGTACACAGAAACAGGCAATCCAGCTCAGCGGTCAGGGCCGGAAGTATGCGTTCGGTAAGCTGCCAGCCCTCTTCTTCACACAGGGAAAATTCGCGGATCTGACAACCGACCTGCGCCAGCGCGCGTCGATATTCCGCAAACCCTGGCGTCACCAGCATCGCTCGCTGCGGTTGAAGCCCCTGCGCCAGCGTATAAATGGACTCCGTTTCGCCATTACCGGCCAGAATCCACGCAGCGGGAACATCATGATGCGCCGCCAGCTGCTGATGCAGACGCTGATACTCCACATCCGGATAGCGTTCCGCCACGCCAATTTGCGCAATTAGCGCCTCTTTGAGCGGTTCCGGCATACCCAGCGGATTGATATTCGCGCTAAAATCAACGAGCAAAGCGGGGTCAATGCCCAGCAGTTGCGCCGCCTCGCGAATGTTACCACCGTGGGTGCTGGTAAGCTTAGCCATGATACTTCTCCGCCAAAAAGCAGTATCTTACTTCAGTTTGTTGATTCAGGGAGAAACACAATGAAACTCTGGCTGGTTCGTCACGGAGAAACCCAGGCAAACGTCGATGGGCTGTACTCCGGCCACTCGCCTACCCCGCTGACGGCGAAAGGCATCGGGCAAGCCGAAACGCTCGGTACGCTTCTGCAACAGGTGCCTTTTGATCATGTGATGTGCAGCGAACTGGAACGTACGCAGCAAACGGCCCGCCTGCTGCTGGGTAGCAGCCCACTGCAACCCGAAATTGTCCCTCAGCTCAATGAGATGTTTTTTGGCGACTGGGAGATGCGCCATCACCGTGATTTGGTTATTGAAGACGCAGCCAATTATGACGCCTGGTGTAACGACTGGCAGAATGCTATCCCCACCAACGGCGAAGGCTTCCAGGCTTTCTCTGCGCGGGTTAATGTCTTTATCGACAGGCTTCCCGAGTTAGATTACCAGAACCTGCTGCTGGTCAGTCATCAGGGTGTGCTAAGCCTTTTGACCGCACTTTTACTGAAGATGCCTTCATCAGCAATGTGGCATTTTCGCATCGACCAGGGCGCATGGAGCGTGATTGAGTTTACGCCCACGTTTACCACGCTTCGCGTCCTCAATAGCCGCGCGCGCTGGCAGCCAGAAGCGGGATAATCCCGATTTATATCACTGCGCCCGGCGCAGCCATTGACACCCGGCGACAGACTGTTATTCTCCGCAGCCAGAATCATTCCAGATGCAGCTATTGGCAAAAATTGTTTTACAAAAATGGCGATGCATTCGTTATTAATGAATGGGATGATAGCCCGCCTTACGACCCGTCCGGTGACATTTGTCCCGACAACGCCTTCAGTTCGGGTATACTGTCGGGCTCTACGACTATTTTCTTCACACACCCAAGGGGAACACACTTGCAGGGTAAAGCACTCCAGGATTTTGTAATCGACAAAATTGATGACCTGAAAGGTCAGGACATCGTGGCTATCGACGTTCACGGTAAATCCAGCATCACCGATTGCATGGTGATCTGCACTGGCACGTCCAGCCGTC
Protein-coding regions in this window:
- the cobD gene encoding threonine-phosphate decarboxylase CobD, with translation MAKLTSTHGGNIREAAQLLGIDPALLVDFSANINPLGMPEPLKEALIAQIGVAERYPDVEYQRLHQQLAAHHDVPAAWILAGNGETESIYTLAQGLQPQRAMLVTPGFAEYRRALAQVGCQIREFSLCEEEGWQLTERILPALTAELDCLFLCTPNNPTGLYPDASLLAAIVERCRALSITLVVDEAFLDFLPDEPGLIPQLGNNPHVWVLRSLTKFYAIPGLRLGYLLNSDADAVARMRQRQMPWSINAFAALAGEMVLQDRAYQQATWQWLAQERDSLLTQLRGFSGLTVWEGRANYLFLRCNVLGLDLQQALLTRHVLIRSCGNYPGLDGRYYRVAIRSREENARLCQALNEVFSGTGPVA
- the nadD gene encoding nicotinate-nucleotide adenylyltransferase; translated protein: MTKLQALFGGTFDPIHYGHLKPVEILANQIGLSRIIIMPNNVPPHRPQPEATSDQRKHMVELAIADKPLFVLDERELRRDMPSYTAQTLKEWRDEEGPEAPLAFIIGQDSLLTFPTWYQYDTILDNAHLIVTRRPGYPMTMQQPEHQQWLDDRLTLRSEDLHEQPAGKIFLAETPWFDISATIIRERLQNGKSCDEMMPAPVLEYIMQQGLYR
- a CDS encoding adenosylcobalamin/alpha-ribazole phosphatase; its protein translation is MKLWLVRHGETQANVDGLYSGHSPTPLTAKGIGQAETLGTLLQQVPFDHVMCSELERTQQTARLLLGSSPLQPEIVPQLNEMFFGDWEMRHHRDLVIEDAANYDAWCNDWQNAIPTNGEGFQAFSARVNVFIDRLPELDYQNLLLVSHQGVLSLLTALLLKMPSSAMWHFRIDQGAWSVIEFTPTFTTLRVLNSRARWQPEAG